The Aneurinibacillus uraniidurans genome segment TATGCTTTCATTTTCTTCAATAGAACTTGTTCCGTAATTTCCGGTGATCCGGCATTGACCCGCTTAATCAGCTCCTGCCCGCGTTCTGCGATCCCCTCTTCCGTGGTAAAAAACAGGGTAACACCAGCTTCTTTTCCAGCTTGTATGGTGAGCGGACTATATGCGCCATACGGGAAGGCTAACAAATTTGGCTGCTTGCCAAGCATAGCCTGAAGTTCCATATCTGCTACCATCAAGTCGGTCCGGATGCGTGTATGCGCTTCTGCCTTTGTCTCATTAAGAAGTGGGCCGAGTAATACCGGTTTTTTCGTACCTTTCTCATCTACGACATCTTTATAGTGTTGATTATACGTATGGGAATAAAATGACATTCCTTGTGTCTGCAATTCTTTTATTTGTTTCCATGACATGTGCGGCAGAGCACCTGGTGGTGAATTCTCGATGTAGCTAACTACAAGGAAGTTCGTAGCTGTATACCCGTATTTATTAAGAATGGGGCAGGCTTTTGTGTAGAAGCTTTCGTATCCGTCATCAAACGTAAGGAGTACGGCGTTTGGTGGGACATCCTGTTCATTTTTCATGTAGCTGATAAAATGCGGCATGGAAATGATGGTATAACCAGCATCCCGCAATGCTTTCATATGAGAGTGAAACCGGATAGGTGTAATGGCTGCGCTAGTTTGAGGATATGCCTCAAGGTGATGATACGTAAGAACAAGCACCTTATCTTTGTAATGAAAGGGAATGGTATATGCGAATGCTGGCTTTATGAGCAGCAGACAGATCATAAAACCCGCAGCAAAAATTAAATGTCTTCTTCCTTTTAACCCCATCATCGTTCCTCCGTTTTTATACGCTTGATCTTTTTATCTTATCAATTTGTACTACAAAAATTGTATTTTTACAACAAAAAAACCATGTGTCTTCGATGTTCCTGCACGATTCTACAAAAATACATATTTTAGTTGCGTGAATTGTCGGACAATTAATGTTTTATTTAGGTTTATACCGTTTTATAATGAGCTTACGAAACCAAATGGAACGAGGAGGAATAAACGATGATACCAATGGAAGATAAGGATATGAATGTGTTTACCTACTATGAGGAAGGTATCACACAGTATATTTGGCTGCAGGATGTAACGGAAGGTCGGGCACGAACCGTCGAGGAAGAAGCTGCTCATTCTTCGCTGGCTGAACTAGTTGAGATGCTGCAGGAAGGAAGTAATAGGCTATGGCCGAATGGATCATTTATCGCTGCTGTAGTGGAAGGGGCGGTTCGGGATGCAGCGGGCTGGTTGATAGACGGGTCACAGGATATTGGGTATTTAGATACAGGTTGAGCTGACAAAAGCAGGCGCCGCTTTTCTCAATTCAACGTAAATGGCTAGCCCCATCCTGAACGCTCCCTCCTTCGACACATATATGAAATTTACTCCCCCACATTGCATGGTTCATGCCCCGATTTGGTATAATGGAAGAAAAACGAACGGAGTTATTCTTACATGAATCCCATTCTGTATGTAGAAAACATGACAGGCGGATACCGAAAAAACCGCCCCATTATTCATGACGTGTCATTCTCTGTATATCCAGAAGAAATGGTCGGACTCATCGGGCTCAATGGAGCTGGAAAGAGTACGACCATTAAGCATATTCTAGGGCTGTTAACTCCGACAGCAGGTACTGTACGCATAAATGGCACAGCGCTTACGGATGACCCAAAGAAATATCGCTCAGCTTATTCATACGTACCGGAGAACCCGCTTGTATATGATGATCTGACGCTGCGAGAGCACCTGGAGTTTACTGCGATGGCGTATGGCATCGATCGAGATACATTCACGGCACGTAGTGAAATGCTAGTAGATGAGTTCCGAATGAAGGATCGTCTTGATACATTTCCGCGCCATATGTCAAAAGGGATGCGTCAGAAGATGATGATTATGAATGCGTTTCTGGTACAGCCATCATTGTATATGATTGATGAGCCGTTCCTTGGACTTGACCCGCTTGGCATTCGTTCTCTATTAGAGCTGATGGTACGGATGAAAAAAACAGGCGCCGGGATTTTGATGAGTTCCCATATTTTGTCGACGGTAGAGAGGTATTGTGATAAATTCGTGGTGCTCCATCAGGGGCGAGTATGCGCATCAGGTACGCTTGCGGACTTGCGTCGGCAGACCGGCCTGATGAACGGTTCGCTGGACGATATTTTCTATGAGCTAACGAAAGAAGAGGACAAAGCTTGATATGGAGATAAAAGCGTTATGGAACAAGCGCATGGGTGCATTTTTGACGGAAGCGCTCGGTTATTTGCGCTACGTGGGCAATAGTGGGGCGATTGGATTTCTTGTGCTTGTCGTCCTAACGGGTGCATACTATTATTCGCGCTTGTTGAAGTATTTGCCGGATACATATCCAGTTGAATGGGGAATCGGGCTTGTGATGGTGTATTTGCTTACGAGAGGACAGGTCCGAACGTTTATCAAAGAAGCGGATCTTGTGTTTTTGCTGCCGCTTGAATCAGACATGAAACCATATTTCCGGTCCGCTGTGTTGTACAGCTTCATCTTTCAGGCAGCTGGGATTGCTGGGATGCTGCTCGTACTGTGGCCGTTGTATCGGCACCGGATGGGGGAAGCAGCACTTTCATTCGGGAGTGTGCTGCTTGTCTTGCTTGTGCTGCGTCTGCTGAATACGGCGGCACGCTGGCAGGAGGAGAGACTGTCGGAATCGAGAGAAGTGATGTGGTATGGACTTGGTCGAACCTGTGTGAATGCAGCGATTGTCCTTGTAGTATTTGTGCGGGGGTTCGTCTTGCTGAGTCTGCTAGGAGCAGTTGTTTTTATTGCAGTGGCGGCCTGGTATTATCGTCATACTCTAGTATCCCGTACCGTGAATTGGGAGCGGCTGCTGCAGACTGAGCAGGCACTTGCATCCCGCTTTTATTCATGGATGAATCAGTTTGTCGATGTGCCATATGAATTTAGTAAAGTCCGGCGCAGGAATTGGGCCGCATCACTCGTTGGGCGGCTTTCGTTTACATCGCACAATGCATATATATATTTGTATGCGAAAACGTTCGTGCGTTCTGAACTGTTCGCCATGGTGCTGCGGCTGACGATTATTGGCTGTGTGATTATTATGGTAATCGACGGTTCGTTGGCGAAGTGGATTACGTATGTACTGGTGCTTGGCGTGACGGCCGTACAGCTATCATCGCTGCGTCGCTATCATCGCTATATGTTTTGGGCGCATATTTATCCCCTTTCACTCGATGGAAGAAGAGAAGCGGTGGAACGGGTAGTTGGGATCGTTCTGCTCATTCAATCGCTGTTTCTGGATATAGCCCTGTTTCTCCCTTTTTCGGCAGGATGGCATCTACTTGCAGGTCCTGTGGCGGGACTGGTGATTACATATGGATATAGTCGAGTTGTGCTCGGACGTCGTTTGCAGTCTTTATAAGTGTCGTGTCAAAGAAGACTATTCTGTATGGTAACAGAATGGTCTTTTTCCTCTGGGCAACTCTGTTGCAATAGGCGCAAAAGGTTTCTCTAGACCCACATGCTTACGGTTTGGTAGCATACTTATACATCAATTTGGAACGGGGTATGCGGCATGGAAGAGCAGTACAATAATCTAAAACAGGGGGAGCGAGGGGCCTGGCTTAGTATTATTGTGTATATTGTGTTATCAGCAGGTAAACTAGCGGTTGGCTACTGGACGAGTTCAGAGGCGCTGCTGGCCGATGGTTTAAATAATACGACAGATATTATGGCGTCCATTGCGGTACTGGTCGGACTTAGACTCTCGCAAAAGCCACCTGATCTGGATCATCCGTACGGGCACTGGCGAGCAGAAACGGTTGCGTCTATGATCGCTTCCTTTATCATGATGACAGTAGGGCTACAGGTACTGTATAAGGCAATCAGATCGCTTGCTAATTTCCAGGAAATTCAGGCGCCAGATATGACCGCGATGTGGGTGGCTCTTGTGTCTGCCGGGGTCATGTATGGCGTGTACCACTACAATCGCCGGCTCGGAGAGCGAATTCAGAGCCAGGCTGTTACAGCGGCAGCCCAGGATAACCTGTCTGACGCGTGGGTTAGCATTGGAGCAGCAGTTGGGATTGCGGGTGCGCAGTTTGGTCTGCCGTGGCTTGATCCGGTGGCGGCCTTTATTGTAGGATTGATGATCTGCCGAACGGCGTGGGGAATTTTTAGCGTGGCGTCACTTAGCCTGACTGATGGCTTTGATGAGGCAGAGCTGGACCGTCTTCGACAGACGATTGAAGAGATGCCGGAAGTGAAGGCACTGACGGATATTAAGGCCCGTGCCCATGGCAATCGTGTACTTGTGGATGTAGTGATCCAGGTCAACCCGCAGCTAACGGTTCTAGAGAGTCATCGGATTACGGAGGACATCGAGGAAAAAATGCACCGAGAGCATAACATTCTCAATGTACATGTTCATGTAGAACCGCTTTGACATAGAAATAGTAGTGTCTAGTTACGATGGTAAGAAAGAAGGGAGCGAGGGAAATGAACGTTTGTATGGCACATCGTGGCTGGTCGGGACGTGCACCGGAAAATACACGCAGTGCAATCCGGCTGGCTTTGGCAGAACCTCGTATTCACTCGATAGAATTTGATGTTCAACTGACGAAGGATGGCGTTCCGGTTGTGATTCATGATTTTGTCCTTGGTCGTACCGCAAACGGGAGCGGTCCGGTGGGCTCTTATACGTATGCGGAACTGCGGAAGTTGGATGCAGGCAGTTGGTTTGGTGCGGAATTCAAAGGCGAGCACATCCCTGCACTGGAAGAAATATTGCAAGAATCGCAGGGAAGAGGGCGGCTGAATATCGAATTGAAAACGGTTGGAAATCTATATCCTGGACTTGAAGAGAAGGTAGTAAAGCTTATTCATCAGTATGGCATGCAGCACGATGTGTATGTGACTTCTTTTGATCATGATGTGATTAAACGAGTACATGCGCTTGATTCGTCCATGAAAACCGGACTTATTTTTGAAGGGAAACCAGCGTTGGTGCGTGAACAGCTCTCGAAAGTCGGTGCATCTGTGCTTTCGATGTCGTACATGCATATGACGAAGGAATTTGTAGTTGAAATGATTGAATCTGGAATTCCGGTGGTCGCTTGGACTGTCGATGACCCGGAGGCTATTCAGCGCCTGATGGGATTTCATCCAGATATCCAGATTTGTACGAATTACCCAGACCGCATGATCGGCTTGATACGCTAATCAGCCGGATATGAATATTCTTATGTTTGTGTATCATGTTTATTTGTAATGTAAATATGATGAAAAAAAGGTGCCCCAAAGTAGGGAGGGCATCTTTTTTTATTGTATAAAATTCCTTTTATGTGGGATTTTAAAGGAGGTAAGCGATTTATTTTCCTGCACTAAAATATTTTGAATAATTGTACTTTATTTAATGGTAAATTTTTTTATTGATAAAAAATAAAATATTTACTATAGTATCTTTCTGTGTTTCCCCATCGTTAGGTAGCATCTATCGAATGCTAATGACTGATAATTCAATTTATACCGGAGGAATTTGTAGTGAAATCAGAAAGGTTACCTTTTTCAACCACTTTAATTGTCGGTTTAACTCTCTTTGCGCTATTTTTTGGAGCAGGAAATCTGATTTTTCCAGCGTCGCTTGGCCAGGTAGCGGGCACAAACTTTTGGCCTGCTGTTTCTGGTTTTTTAATAACAGGAGTAGGATTGCCTTTACTTGGGGTTGTTGCAATGGGGGTTTCCGGGAAAACAGACTTGCTTTCTGTCTCCAGTCGGGTTCATCCGTGGTTTGGTCTTGTTTTTACACTAGCGCTTTATTTAGCGATTGGTCCGCTATTTGCTTTGCCACGAACTGGAAGTGTATCGTATGAAATTGGCGTTACCCCATTTCTTTCAGCAAACGCCGGACATCTTCCGTTATTCATTTTTACGGTGGTATTCTTTTCGATTAGCTGCTTTTTCTCGCTAAACCCTAACCGAATTGTAGACATCGTTGGACGATTTTTGACTCCTTTAAAATTAGGCTTTATCTTGATTTTAGTGTTGGCTGGCTTGATTCATCCAATGGGACCCATACAGCCACCTGCAGATGAGTATGTATCGATCCCGTTTTTCAAGGGATTTCAAGAAGGCTATTTAACAATGGATACATTGGCTTCGTTTGTCTTTGGTATGTTGGTGATTAATTCCATTAAACAAAAAGGAGCAACGACCGCAAAATCTATTGCGGTTGCTTGTCTGAAATCTTCTGTGGTCGCGGCTCTTTTATTAATTTTTATTTACGGGTCTCTTACCTTTTTGGGAGCATCGAGTGTCTCTGTGTTAGGAAGATTGGATAATGGGGGACTAGTATTAGCACAAGCTGCAACTTATTACTTCCAATCATTAGGTGGCATATTACTTGGCCTGATGATTACGGTTGCGTGTT includes the following:
- a CDS encoding polysaccharide deacetylase family protein translates to MMGLKGRRHLIFAAGFMICLLLIKPAFAYTIPFHYKDKVLVLTYHHLEAYPQTSAAITPIRFHSHMKALRDAGYTIISMPHFISYMKNEQDVPPNAVLLTFDDGYESFYTKACPILNKYGYTATNFLVVSYIENSPPGALPHMSWKQIKELQTQGMSFYSHTYNQHYKDVVDEKGTKKPVLLGPLLNETKAEAHTRIRTDLMVADMELQAMLGKQPNLLAFPYGAYSPLTIQAGKEAGVTLFFTTEEGIAERGQELIKRVNAGSPEITEQVLLKKMKAYDEKQVSQAQK
- a CDS encoding ABC transporter ATP-binding protein, which translates into the protein MNPILYVENMTGGYRKNRPIIHDVSFSVYPEEMVGLIGLNGAGKSTTIKHILGLLTPTAGTVRINGTALTDDPKKYRSAYSYVPENPLVYDDLTLREHLEFTAMAYGIDRDTFTARSEMLVDEFRMKDRLDTFPRHMSKGMRQKMMIMNAFLVQPSLYMIDEPFLGLDPLGIRSLLELMVRMKKTGAGILMSSHILSTVERYCDKFVVLHQGRVCASGTLADLRRQTGLMNGSLDDIFYELTKEEDKA
- a CDS encoding cation diffusion facilitator family transporter, with the protein product MEEQYNNLKQGERGAWLSIIVYIVLSAGKLAVGYWTSSEALLADGLNNTTDIMASIAVLVGLRLSQKPPDLDHPYGHWRAETVASMIASFIMMTVGLQVLYKAIRSLANFQEIQAPDMTAMWVALVSAGVMYGVYHYNRRLGERIQSQAVTAAAQDNLSDAWVSIGAAVGIAGAQFGLPWLDPVAAFIVGLMICRTAWGIFSVASLSLTDGFDEAELDRLRQTIEEMPEVKALTDIKARAHGNRVLVDVVIQVNPQLTVLESHRITEDIEEKMHREHNILNVHVHVEPL
- a CDS encoding glycerophosphodiester phosphodiesterase; the protein is MNVCMAHRGWSGRAPENTRSAIRLALAEPRIHSIEFDVQLTKDGVPVVIHDFVLGRTANGSGPVGSYTYAELRKLDAGSWFGAEFKGEHIPALEEILQESQGRGRLNIELKTVGNLYPGLEEKVVKLIHQYGMQHDVYVTSFDHDVIKRVHALDSSMKTGLIFEGKPALVREQLSKVGASVLSMSYMHMTKEFVVEMIESGIPVVAWTVDDPEAIQRLMGFHPDIQICTNYPDRMIGLIR
- the brnQ gene encoding branched-chain amino acid transport system II carrier protein, coding for MKSERLPFSTTLIVGLTLFALFFGAGNLIFPASLGQVAGTNFWPAVSGFLITGVGLPLLGVVAMGVSGKTDLLSVSSRVHPWFGLVFTLALYLAIGPLFALPRTGSVSYEIGVTPFLSANAGHLPLFIFTVVFFSISCFFSLNPNRIVDIVGRFLTPLKLGFILILVLAGLIHPMGPIQPPADEYVSIPFFKGFQEGYLTMDTLASFVFGMLVINSIKQKGATTAKSIAVACLKSSVVAALLLIFIYGSLTFLGASSVSVLGRLDNGGLVLAQAATYYFQSLGGILLGLMITVACLTTSIGLTSSCASFFHTLLPGIPYKALAVLLSVFSATMANIGLTQLISISVPILTAIYPMAITLIFLIFLHPLFKGRSEVYQGAMLCTGLVSIFDGLKVAHINVSAIDSLFSHMLPLYSLGLGWLLPGIVGGIVGFVISLVNASKPIPSR
- a CDS encoding ABC transporter permease; translation: MEIKALWNKRMGAFLTEALGYLRYVGNSGAIGFLVLVVLTGAYYYSRLLKYLPDTYPVEWGIGLVMVYLLTRGQVRTFIKEADLVFLLPLESDMKPYFRSAVLYSFIFQAAGIAGMLLVLWPLYRHRMGEAALSFGSVLLVLLVLRLLNTAARWQEERLSESREVMWYGLGRTCVNAAIVLVVFVRGFVLLSLLGAVVFIAVAAWYYRHTLVSRTVNWERLLQTEQALASRFYSWMNQFVDVPYEFSKVRRRNWAASLVGRLSFTSHNAYIYLYAKTFVRSELFAMVLRLTIIGCVIIMVIDGSLAKWITYVLVLGVTAVQLSSLRRYHRYMFWAHIYPLSLDGRREAVERVVGIVLLIQSLFLDIALFLPFSAGWHLLAGPVAGLVITYGYSRVVLGRRLQSL